The Antedon mediterranea chromosome 7, ecAntMedi1.1, whole genome shotgun sequence genome has a segment encoding these proteins:
- the LOC140055372 gene encoding uncharacterized protein yields the protein MARMVKGTSEFRRCYKPSDFGNVTYRELHHFGDASSTSYRAPSYLYQKDECGNVCGTLVTAKSRLAPVKTQTIPRLELQSAILASRLDRIIREELHEIKIDRTVCWTDSTCVLRYLNNEETRSKTFVGNRVTAILNQTTKEQWRHVSSAQIQPI from the coding sequence ATGGCACGAATGGTTAAAGGAACTTCAGAGTTCAGACGTTGCTACAAACCGTCAGATTTCGGCAACGTCACGTATAGAGAGTTGCATCATTTTGGAGATGCATCATCCACGAGCTACAGAGCTCCATCCTACCTTTACCAGAAGGACGAGTGTGGAAACGTATGCGGGACCCTTGTGACTGCGAAGTCAAGACTTGCTCCGGTCAAGACCCAGACAATTCCTAGATTGGAACTACAATCAGCTATCCTGGCAAGTCGCCTTGACAGAATCATTCGAGAAGAGCTGCATGAAATAAAAATCGATAGAACAGTTTGTTGGACAGACAGCACATGCGTGTTGAGATATTTGAACAATGAAGAAACGAGATCCAAGACATTCGTTGGGAATAGAGTGACAGCAATCCTTAACCAAACAACTAAGGAACAGTGGCGACACGTCAGTTCCGCTCAAATCCAGCCGATCTAG
- the LOC140055373 gene encoding uncharacterized protein translates to MRNDPSFITLTNTLEVKKSFTASTTTTTRNGIKCLMCNEQLCRNCLTHGHFVSWCPKNSFCKKCTLKHSGFLHTPKRPVRADANATAHTAAVPTPDQIFAAPNVHTKPKFPVSKSAIATKDDIKNWVHLEGVNIDTIDANVDLLIGGDLPELHQPYEVKPAMWAIRHTNSSWLGCEWSVDFNCNFIRAEPLEEQFKQLCNIEFNDIPTEKTVMSRNDLQALQMMQESTKLKNGHYQVSMPWKSPPEEFPNNKAVALKRLNLLKSRLIKESTLHTKYTDFMNDLLLKSYAEEALQKDQPRWYLPHHPVLNPQKPEKVRVVFDGSAKYQGVCLNDKLYQGPDLTNTFVGVLLRFRLGPIAFAVDIEKMFYQVKVGETDSHYLSYLWWEDGNLNMNPQEYQMVVHLFGGKSSPSSYFALRKVAKDHADDFDPVVTNVVNNNFYVDDCLKSVDSEETLAIGLAKELKNLLTRGVNLTKWVSNSNQLVSTLTDSEQNASTSLFGGEQQRALGVHWFVKQDALGYVISPKKQPSKAATPRTVFDWMQMGRSYSSRTAD, encoded by the exons ATGCGAAATGACCCAAGCTTCATTACTCTGACCAACACATTAGAAGTTAAAAAGTCCTTCACCGCATCGACCACAACAACCACAAGAAATGGTATCAAGTGCCTGATGTGCAATGAGCAACTCTGTCGGAACTGTTTAACGCATGGACATTTTGTTTCTTGGTGCCCGAAGAACAGTTTTTGCAAAAAGTGTACCCTGAAACATTCGGGCTTCCTTCATACTCCAAAACGACCTGTTAGAGCTGATGCTAATGCGACTGCACATACAGCAGCAGTTCCAACTCCAGACCAAA TCTTTGCAGCACCAAACGTTCACACAAAACCAAAATTTCCAGTCTCAAAAAGTGCAATTGCCACGAAAGATGATATTAAGAATTGGGTGCACCTGGAAGGGGTAAACATAGATACCATTGATGCAAATGTTGATTTGCTGATTGGGGGAGACCTACCAGAACTACACCAACCATATGAAGTGAAACCAGCTATGTGGGCCATACGCCACACGAACAGCTCTTGGTTGGGTTGTGAATGGTCCGTTGACTTCAACTGCAATTTTATCCGTGCAGAACCACTGGAAGAGCAGTTTAAGCAACTTTGTAACATTGAGTTCAATGATATCCCAACTGAGAAGACAGTTATGTCTCGGAACGACCTTCAAGCACTACAGATGATGCAAGAATCGACTAAATTAAAAAACGGCCATTACCAAGTATCGATGCCATGGAAAAGCCCACCTGAGGAATTTCCAAACAACAAGGCTGTGGCGCTGAAAAGACTCAATCTTCTAAAATCTAGGCTGATCAAGGAGAGTACACTTCACACGAAGTACACAGATTTTATGAACGACCTGTTGTTAAAGAGCTACGCAGAAGAGGCGTTGCAGAAAGACCAACCTAGATGGTATTTGCCGCACCATCCGGTGTTGAACCCACAAAAACCAGAAAAGGTTCGAGTAGTGTTCGATGGGTCAGCTAAGTATCAAGGTGTTTGCTTAAATGATAAACTTTACCAAGGTCCTGATCTTACAAACACATTCGTCGGTGTACTACTGCGCTTTCGTCTGGGACCCATCGCCTTTGCAGTGGACATCGAAAAGATGTTCTACCAAGTAAAGGTTGGAGAGACTGATAGTCACTACCTATCATACTTATGGTGGGAAGACGGCAATCTGAATATGAACCCACAAGAGTACCAGATGGTTGTACATCTTTTCGGAGGAAAGTCTTCACCTAGTTCCTATTTTGCTCTCCGGAAGGTTGCCAAAGACCATGCGGATGATTTCGATCCTGTTGTAACTAACGTAGTCAACAACAACTTTTACGTAGACGACTGTCTCAAATCCGTAGACAGCGAAGAGACACTAGCCATTGGGCTTGCTAAGGAATTAAAGAATTTGCTGACTCGTGGAGTCAACTTGACCAAGTGGGTCTCAAACTCCAACCAACTTGTATCCACGCTCACAGACAGTGAACAGAATGCTTCAACATCATTGTTTGGAGGGGAACAACAAAGAGCACTTGGAGTACACTGGTTTGTAAAACAAGATGCACTTGGATACGTTATTTCTCCAAAGAAGCAACCCA gCAAAGCTGCTACTCCGAGAACTGTGTTTGATTGGATGCAAATGGGACGAAGCTATTCCAGTAGAACTGCAGATTAG
- the LOC140055371 gene encoding uncharacterized protein has product MTSSTAFKLDQVDKGFCLDTTMAKQSKEQRRFIARRGTPVEIRSDNGGNFVMGNKELKAAIELWNQDQIHQYLLQRHIVWIFNPPLASHFGGVWERCIRTVRKVLSGLIQEQILEEGLKTLFCGVENIINNRPLTKVSDDPKDSEP; this is encoded by the exons ATGACCTCATCAACCGCTTTCAAGTTGGACCAAGTTGATAAAGGTTTTTGCTTGGATACTACAATGGCGAAGCAGAGTAAAGAACAAAG GAGATTTATTGCCAGAAGAGGAACTCCAGTAGAGATTCGCTCTGACAATGGAGGAAATTTTGTTATGGGGAATAAGGAGTTAAAGGCTGCAATTGAACTGTGGAATCAAGACCAAATTCACCAATACCTCCTGCAACGACATATTGTGTGGATATTTAACCCTCCTCTAGCCTCTCATTTCGGCGGAGTGTGGGAAAGGTGTATTCGAACAGTACGTAAAGTTTTAAGTGGATTAATACAGGAACAAATATTGGAGGAAGGATTAAAAACCCTGTTTTGTGGGGTAGAAAACATTATCAATAATCGACCACTTACAAAGGTGTCTGATGATCCGAAGGATAGCGAGCCATAG